In Panicum virgatum strain AP13 chromosome 5K, P.virgatum_v5, whole genome shotgun sequence, the genomic window CTTTCTTCTCACAGTCGTTACAAAGTATGTCCTGGAGAGGCCATGtagtaaaaataaataagaaCTGTACTGGTTTAcacaatgaaaataaaaaaaagaactgGACTACCTGACACCGGTCCCGGTATTCCTCAGGAAGTTCTTCAGCAGCCAACAACGCATCAAGCATGCCAAAGTACACCTGTTGCACAGGAAAAATGAATTATGAATCTAACTCGGTATGATCATTAGCACATTCCAGAATCTGGACAATCAACTCAGACAACCACCATTATCCTCATGATAATTTAAGAATATTAATAGACTGCTTGAGAAGAGTTTACTATCAGAAATCACACAAGAAGACATCTGCTGTATTCCTTCTGCAGCATGTAGTCACAGCATGTAATCTAAGAACCACAACAAATAACCCATGCTACTCCACTATGGGTAAACACAAAATAGCCACAGCTTCATAAGAGTGATGTAGCTTACCGCCATATCTCCCAAGGATTTGCAGCAGATAGGGCAAGTGTAGTGGCTACAAGTGTATGCCTGGATTGGCAATTAAATTGTTAAAAATCATTGCTGACAGCCAGAGAATACATCACAAATTACATCACGGTCCAACTAAATGTAGCATACCGCATACCTGAAAGCAAGCTGAATGCATGAAGTGGCCACAAGGGAGGGCCCTGACTGCCGCACTTGATGTAAACAGGAAGTCACAGCAGATTGGACAGTTCGTCTCTAGCCCTTTTTCTCGACATTTGTGCTCAGCTAATTTCATTCCAAGACAGCAATTGCATTTCATGCAATGGAAGAAATCAACACCGAGACCTTTCCCAAGACGACATAAGTTACAAAATGGACAGTGGTAAACGGTCCTGGAGAACATAAAAAATGTTAGAAGAGCCATATTGCTTATTTCCAAATCCAGATGTTTATTTTGATAACAAACCTACGATACAAAAAAAAGCACACATACTTTGAAAGTTAAAAGGTTGAAGTTTGATGGCAGTGGACAATGAACAGGAAAAAActaaatatttaaaaaaacaacaGAGTAGTCTCGTACAATCCAAAGAGAATTTGCATTTGCCATTAATTGTAtgaagtaaataaaaaaatcactGAGGGAAATATAGTCAAGCCAATAGCTAGGTGTCGTCTGCAACCCTGCAACACACCTCGGTTTAAGTGTCAGACAAGCCTCTCAAGGAATCACAAAGTTAGACTCAAGACTACTTGGCTAACGGCAAAATGTTTCTTATATGTGTAACAGAAAGAAAACTGCAAACACAAGAGTGACAACAAATCCACCCCTCGTATCCTTGCTCTCTTCTTTCTCGTAGGTAGAGTAGGACACACCGCAGATTTGAATTGGATGCAAATATACATAAAACACATCTTGTTATATTGGTAAATCATTTCAACAGATCCATATCTATTACATATTACATATGTCAAAAAGAAATAAGAAAACCAATACTGATCCACATTTTTGTTAAaggaaaaagttcaatttactccctCCAAGTATAGCCAAAAAGTCTGAATAACTCCCTAAACTGTAACTTGGTTtaatttaccccctaaactatgtcatTAAGTTCATTTTATTTTACCCCATAaaacaatttgtcttttttgtttcttcatacaaaagttgtattttaattccaaattttgcagtgtagtagtggacatcacaatgcatatttaaAAAAGTTATTATAATTTTTGCATCGTTATTTTTCacataattttgaactccaagaattaatttattattaaatatcctaaactatcaaaataatgataaaaatcaTGATGTATTTTATCAAACATGTGTTATGATGTAtactatcatcttgtaaaatttcaacttaaaactccacgcatgcatggagaaatgttgaaccaaaaattttagttggtggtggtggtggtggggtgtgtgtgtgtgtgtgtggtgggggggggggaggggttgTAAAATAAACCAAACAATAGTTTAGGGTGTTATCCAGACTTtagctatagttgaggggagtaatttataCTTTTCCCTTTGTTAAAATATGACTAGAACATTAGTTGTTCAATGCCTCATGTTGAGTAATATTACCTTTCATCATCGAAAAATTTGCAGATGTTACAGTAATACTTTGCCATGGATAGCCCGTTGCAAGATGGGGTTTGGCAGATTGGACCAACAGGTTGAATCTTCAGGCACACCATGCACATCATCTCCTGAGTTGCTTTCCTACATTTATCAAGTAGAGTTGGTTCAGTGTATTTTCTGGAATGTGTTGCAGATGTCTAGCAGTGAGAATGCAGACAGACACAAGGATAGAAACAAATTTTGCTTTGGGCAGTGTTAAGAGGATGATAGCAGAAGTTAAGGCACAAAAAGTTCCAGGCTACACACACTTCCAATCCCATCTGGACAACACAAATCACACATGCACAGGTAGGTGCAGCCATATAAATATTAAATAATGATGAGCAGCAGACCTCGAGAACATTTTAACTGCAAAATCTCTCTTTCCTACacgtatttattatttttatatagcATGCTGAGCAGTTTCAATTATTATATAAGGTTTAAAGGAAATAAATCTGAGAAGTCAAAACACACTACCCTTCGGGGTCAACAAGATAAAAACAAGTACATGTGAACAGCCAATGAAATTTACCTTTCCATCGTATGGTCACTAACTTTATCATGGCAGAATCGGCATGTAAACAGCTTGTTGCAGCATGCAGCAACAAGTTTGCAGTTCCGTTTGTAGTGCTCACAACCATAAATTTGCTTCTCCTCATCTCGATATGAAGGAACACATCCAGGTATACTGGTACCATCAGTACACTCTTCTGAATTTGGTTCCGGCAACTTCTGCTGAGCAGCTATCCAGCGGCTGACATGCACAAAATTGTGAATATTTATATCTGTAAGACTAAATTCATAGAAACATTCAGATATCAAACCTTGTCATGAGATTTTGGATTAGATAAGCCTTCCGCCTCGGGTCAAGTGTGGGGTCTCGTGAAACCTTTCGCACCTCAGCCTCAAGTTCACTCTGGTTCATTCGAAATATGTCCTTCCAGCCAGGCTTGAACATCTGGTCATTTTGTTCAAGATTATCTTGTAAATGACTATCTACAGAGGACAAAGCAAAGCTCAGTCATAAGGAAAGTTGTTTGTCAGTGGAAATAAAAGGAACCAAACATAGAACTACTTTCAAACTAATAAGCATAAAGGACATATGTTTATCAATTTGTTGCTCTAGCACTGTACATCAAAGTTCCCGATTCTAAGAACCAAAAGTCTTTCTATGCTCTGTGAAAAACACCCTATGAATAGTCCTTGAGATGATTTTATTTAATGTATCCTAGGGTAAACCATAGTATTATTGTTTGTACCATTGCAGAGAAATATCAATAATTCCAGATTTTTAATTGTTTATTTCTGTGCCACAAAGTAAATGGTTTGACCCAACAATTCGAGGTTCATCTAGCCAAACATTGCACCTACAACTTAAAAGACATATAGCTGTGACCAATTGATGAAAGATTTTCTCTAATAAATAAAACGTCTAGATTGCAGATTATATTGAAAAGAGGGGCACAATGCAAATTGAAAAGTTGTTAGTTGTGGAGGCCAAGGCAAAAGGAAAACAGCTGCACAGACCTGGAGCAGAGGATGCCTCTGCTGAAGAATCAGATGATGTTGGAGCTCCCTTCCACCACTCGTTTAGCCATTCCCCAAACATTGTATTCTTTGTTGCTTGCTTCCACATATCGAGCATTTTGTTCTGCTCTTCTTGAGAGAGCGCTGCTGTAACCCACGGTAACATAGATTGGAGAACCTCAGCACCTGTTGAACCAATTATACGACCTACAAGTTTATCTTGCTCCTCCACAGAAAAATGTTTATCAAACAATGGCCACAACTCAAGTTCTTCTCTATGGACATGATTAGTCAAGGCAACCCGGATAGACTTGCACATGCCTTGAAGTTTTGTGGCAAGCTCATTATACTTTCTAGCCCAATCAGGCTCATTAGATGAATCAGAACAGTTTCGCTCTACATCATTAACTTCAGTCTGGGCATGGCTCCGGCTATCATATAGATGTGAAAGCTCAAGAAGAACATTAGATATATCTTCAAATAATTCTTCTTCCTGCTTGTGGTCAAGAGTATATGAATGGCTCACATTGTGCAATGTTTCTCTTGATTCCAATGCCGGGAACACAATTTCATCCTCAGCATTACTGTGAGCCCTGTAAAGACCCCATAACAAACGGAATCTTCCAATGAATTGGCGAAGGCAAGACTCGTCACCATCAATGAGCTTTCCAGATTCAACATCTAGGTACTCTAAATCCTTGCGAATTGCCTTGTGAAATTTGAATATGGTATCAATTGGCCTTGAAATGCCATCTGAACAGGACAATGATGCATCTTTCTCCCACGAAAAGAGGCTCGAATATAATGAAGGAGCAGTAAAATTGTATGATAGGGAGCGAAAGGACTTCACAGAAGCCAGTGAACCAATACCAAGATTGCTACATTCTACTCTCAACCCAGGAATACAACAAGGTTTTTTACTACATGGACTTGCTTCAATGTCAGCAGTTTGAGAGCAGTAGCTTCCATTAGTACCAGGAAAAGATTCTGCATCTTTTCCTCGCTTGCCTGGCCTAGAACCATTTTCACTTTGTAGCTGAACAGGAAGACCTGAACTGTTGCGTGAAGCACATGGACAGAATGACCGGCATTTGTCCAGATCATCTATATCATCGAACAGGCATCTCACTGTCCCTGATGTTGAGCATAAATATTCACCTGAGTTGGATTTGTCCCGGGCTTTGCATGCCCAGCCAGAGAAAAGAGTGACCAGTGCAGTTTCCGATGGTGAAGCTGTTTCATGTGCATTTTTAGCAAATAGGTAATTTTTGAAGAAATCAAGCTAATAAATGCAAAGAGATGTCAGTATAGCATGATTTAAGTAAAAGGATAACCTGCCAAGCACATATTCTGAAGAAAAGAAGATGCCTGCTCGTCACTCAGCTTCGACACCAACCATGGTAAAACGCGTTCCAACAATTTCAATGGCATGACACAGAGACTTTTGTATGAAAGTTCCCTTTGCTTTTCAGGAGAGAAAAGCATCCTAGCTTGAGGAAGCACCTAGTTaagttcaaaaatatatgaggcTTTGACCAATATAAGGTAACGATTCCAACAGCCAAGCTACCTGAATACTAGGTACTAACCTTGGTTTCTTCATTGCAGAAGTGTGTCTCGATTGTCTCCAGTATTTTATCAGCATGTGAACACAGCTTCGAGTAGAAGTCCACTGCAGTTGATTTGGCTCCTGCTATTTGGATTTGCTGAATTAAACATCTAAAATTATTAAATCGGCGCTCTTCTTCAGCATGCTCCTGCACAAAGGACAGCTCACTGTCGACTGCAGGAAATATGACCTGATCCTCGGCGATACTGCAGATCAGAAAATGAATGGAAGTGTTGAGATTAAAGAAATAAAGATAAGGTTCAGTTTAACTACAGGGACTTTTTTTCAGTGAAAACTGTGCAAAGTGAATTAAGAAAAACTATGTTATACCGCCTAACAAGCAATAACGAGCACACAAACAATACCTGGTACCATAAATTCCATAACATGCAGCAAAACAACAATACACAACACTAACGAGCACGCAAGCTGCCCAAACTCGAGGAGAATCAGCATGTCATGTGATACTGCTTGACCAAGCTTTATGTAGTCACATATAACATCAGATGGAAAGATGATGTCCTgcctagaaaaattaaaatagcTTAAAAAATGAACAAAACCATTTGATTCCAACTCATGCAAGACCAAAATTTATACTAAGCTACTCTTTTGTTAATTTATAGGATAATACAATCCTATTCCATGGTGGTAATAACCGATTTGGCCATTGCTTTGCTGTTCTCAAAATTGTTGTGGGGGCCTATTTAGTTAGGAAAAAGCTGTAAAAGAGGAGCTGACAACAAAGTAAGATGAAACTGCAATTTAGAAAACGCCACAACACAAACACTGGGATAGACCACCTAGTGTTGTTGCACCCAACACAAAATGTCAAGAAAGGTAAATGTGTCGCTGACGCAAAGAAAAGCTAACAGTTTACAATTGACTAATGAATGGCATACTTTTAACTAAACAAAAACATGGTAGAAAAAGAGAAGGGTAAGAAAAATGTTTCAGTGAAGGACCATCTTTACCATGGCCACAACATGTGCATCAGTGAAGGTCCAATTCTACACACCTGTGGTAGATGCATACATCTGCAATGAACTGAAGTCTCTCATTGAAGGCTGATATATCAGAAAAATCACCAGACTGCTGCACTCTTCTTGTCTCCTCTGCTATATCATGCAAGTCCTTACGAATAGCATTGTGCCAATGCAAAATATCATCTATAGGATGCCTGTAGACCTGTCCATCATTAGATTCTGCACAGTTTCTAGTCCCAAGTTCAGAATCTTGATGTGAACAGATATGTTTCTCCCCTTGGTCTGGGACATCCTCAGCACTATTACCATCAGAACACTCTGCCACTTCTATTCTTGTTTTCCCTTCAATCCATGTGAATACAACCTTCGCAAGTTTTAACATTAAACTTTAACAGGGTATAAAGCAAGATATTGAAAGAAAATATAAGAGGTGCCCTCTGGAAACCTGGTGGAGAAGTTTCTCATCAGGAACTACTTTACATAAGCAGTTGCGGATATCTTGGTGCTCGTCAGGGGAAACAGAAGTTGACAGCCATGGGAGGAAATCTGCCATCATGTTTATAGGAATGTTGCACAAGAATTGCCAAACTAAATCAGCTTGCTCTTCGCATGAAAATTTCTTTGTAAGCAACGGGAAGACCTGAAACAAATTTAAATGATCCTTGATCAGACGCCAATAAAAATTTATTACAGCACAGCAGTATGTTCATTAAGTGCTAATTAGATCTGTTTGGTAACAATCAGGTGGAGGGATGGAAGTTTGAAGACATCGTATGGGCCATGGGAAATTGATTTTTAATCCCAAGACCTTATCAAGAAAAAGGGATGGCAAACTATAGAAAATTGATTTTTAGTCACAATACATGTTAAAATGAGTCCCCAATGAAAGGTAGATATGACCGATTACCAACCATCCCCGCAAGTTTAAAATGGTGAGAGCTGGACCCTCGAATTCCCACATCCCACCTGAACTCTCATGCCGCCAAACAAACACTCCCACTTCTACATCAATAAATTCTCATTGCATCAATCTATCCAATCAATTGCCTCCAATAAAAAAGTTTGTGAAATGCAGGCACCACAGTGGAGGCATGATCCATCAAAAcagtgaaaaaaagaaaaattttgcCCCACTTCTAAAGAACAGAAAACCAAGTCTCCACTTCTTTGTCTAGATAGCTGAAAAGAACTTTAATACAGGATAAACAGCTTGTATACCATAATGAGAtaagactctctctctctctttagaaaaaaatgTGGCATAAGAGCAAGAGAGCAAAAATTTATAATGTGAAAGAATAACAGTCTCTATACTCTAATATATATAGGATAGCAAAGTATACCATTATTTAAACTTGACCTTCCTATATAGTACAAGTTACAATAGCCAACTGCACTGCCGATGACATCCCAATTTCTCTAACGAGGATGCAGAACTTAGTTGCATTTCTGATCACAATGCAGAACTTACAGTTCAAATGCCAAGTTGCCAACATGAAAGTCAAAACAAAGTAGCCTTAACAGACAGTAGTATTTTCAAAGTACAAGAAGCAGACTAGATAAATTCTTCACTGGAAACGCTACCGAGAACTATCACAACACCATTACAAGTAAAACACATTCACTATGCAAATTAACCTAGATATACTGCTACTCATGCTACCATTAAGTAGGAACTAGAAATGAAAGCAGACTTTCAGTCATCATCTTATCTGCAATACTACACTGATATACATTTTGCAATGAGAACAATAAAAGAAATTGTTAAATGCTTCGTGCATCAAAGAGGGCACATATGTGAATGTCATTGCTTCTATTCTTACGGCGGTAAGGCGAGGCATGTGGACCCAGGGCAATGCCTTACCAGGCTGATAAACAACACTACAGCAGCAGGGAGgaggaaagagaaagaaaaagagaaaggagaaagGGAGAAGGGGATTGGCCCAGCCATTTGGGTCCTCCCCTCCTGCAGATATCCCCTCCCAGCCTCAAGGTGGATGCAGCTCCTCTCCCAGATTGTGTGCACCACTCTCTCCACTTCCCTCACTCGCGTATTCCTCGCTCCCCTCCCCACCTTTCTCTTTTCATGCTCCTCTTGcacccactcctccctctcacTTCCCTGCCCCCTCAGATCAAACACCTTTTGACACCTGCCACTGCAGCTGACCGCAGGGAGCGCTACGCCGACCACCAGCGCTGGATCTGCCTGAGATGGGGCATGTGCTGCCTGCTTAGCCTTGCTAGCTGGTTTTCCACtacctcttcctctcttttcAATCCTTCCCACCCTCCCTCTCACTAATTTTAGCAAGGCGATTGGGATACCCAGGACCCTGAGAgtgcattgtcgcttaggtgaCACCCATCGATGATCTTAAATGGAAACTGATGCAACATTACCAAACAATTTAGATGGAGAGAAGGTTGCCAGCTTGATTTGTCATAAACTATTTTTGTATAACTCCAGTGAAGGAGATTGTGaccattcaaattttgtttgaaggAATAAGATACTTTTACAGCCTAAAATAAGATATTTTTCCCACCTAGGAAACTGCAACCATAGTGACAATAGAACTTTTAATGAAATGCCAGATAAGAGCATGAGCCACACATATACAACTAATTTTCAATTATAACAAGGATATGCTTAGCAAAATTCGTTGATTATAGAAACTAAATTTGTACAACCAAACTGTGTTATTTATCCAGCATGACACGGCATGATTAATGTGATAAATGAGATTCAAAGGGGTATATGGTACTGACTACCAACCTGTTCTTCTTCCTTGGACATGTGTTGGCTGAGACACGTTTGTATTGCTCCTGTACATGATGCAAGCTCCCTacgaagaccatcatcattctgTATGTCCAATTGTAGAAGAGCAAATAACTGGCTGAAAAGATCATTTTCCCCTTTATGTTCTAAGGAGTAGGTCCCTGCAACATTCTTGACTCGGATATCAAGTGCTGGAAAGATAACCTGCAATTCCAAAGGAATGAAACATATAGGCATGTTTAATGAACATATCTATTATATGATCAATTTGTAAACCATTGACGTCACTATAGAAAGATAAACAGCAATAACGTTCACGCATTACGAAAACAGTCAGGCAGTTGCAAAACGACAACCAGCCCCTCTTTTTTGCATTTCAAACATCTACTTTTGGCGGCATTTTAGGAAAATCTGGAGATTAGAGTACGTGTGTTTTTCAGCTAGACTCCTTGTAACAAAAAAGGAGATGATAAAAAGTTTGCTTTCACTCTATGGGTTGCAGCATGCATTATTCACTGATTCTAACTGGTCAGAACTATGAGAGGCTTACCAGATTCAATCTGAATAATGTGAACATTATTGCGCTAGAACCACAGCAAAAGGATGGTAGTGCTACACTAAAGCTAGACAGACGAGGCCACTTAAGATGGTATGAATCGAAATTTCCACTGTAGTTTCAAGTTTCAATTGAACAGAGGTTTTCCCTTTCATGTTTCGTTCAACTCAGACAACATCTCCTTGTGTTACCATCGGAAGGACATAAAGTGCAAGTAATTGTTTATACTCGCATGGCTAATTAACCCAAAACACATCTGATACTGCCCACCATACCATCAAACGCTAACTCGCTGGAAAATTTCAGCACCACCGTATGAACATAACCCAATTTCAGATCCTACAATGCTCAGCCTGATTCAATCCCCATCGCACCAGGTACATCCAAACAAAGGCAGCAATTCCGCAACCCTAAACCCAATACCACAGAAATTCTCACATCCATGCCCACCCAACCCACGCGCATCCATGCCCAAATCCACCATAGTTTCAAGTCCCCCACCCAACATGAAGCAAcaggaagaagaaaaatggaCGAAAATACAGAAACGGGGCCCAGCACGGGGCAGCCAGCATCCGTACCGCGTCCTCGGCGTCGCAGTGGTGCTTGTAGATGTTGAAGAAGAAGCGGCAGCGCTCGGCGAGCGCCGCCACGTCGCCGGAGCGCTCCGTGGccaggcgcacggcggcgccgtgcaGCGCCTCGAGCTCCCCGCGGATCGCCTTGTGGAAGTAGAGGAATATCAGCACGGGCGTCTCGGCCGCCGAGgtccccgcctccgccggcgtCGGAGACGGGGACCGCGGCATCACCGCGGCGAGcgtcccctcgccgccgggcaTGGGCGTCGGCGTCGCCATCCCGctgcgggcgccggcgccgtcgccgtctcctcctccgTGGGCGCGGACGGCGACTCTGCCACGGCTCACCCCCGCAGCCCACGACCGCCTAGGGTGTTCGCGACTTGGCGTTGCCTGCCGCCTGGCTTCCTCGGCTGGCTTCGGCCCTCAGCCTGtggaagagggagagggaggaggagtggATTTGGCTTGGCGTCGCGTTGGCTTCTCTTTCCTTCCGGGGTCTCTTTCGCTCGGTGTGCCCTCAAatctttttaattttatttatatcCCTCCCCTGTCCTCCGTGTGGTTATTTTTCTGCCAATGATTTACTGTTCTCGGTTTGAACTTTGAGGCGTTCGGCTAGGTCCAGAGGGTTATAAAAGCTTCCAGAATAGAATATGCACGGAAGCACCGAGGAGCACAAAGACAAAACCATCAGAAAAAAGTTACTGACGGTTTTATGCTACTCGTCCCAATGAAAGGAACACCAGGCTACCTTCATCAACAGTCAAAACAAACAGTGGCGGAGGTAGGATGGAGAAGAAGGGGGGCTGAATCAATGAAATTGTTAATTTGTATAAAATTTTAATGGTGATTTAatattttgctacagtaattttaGTGTATTATTTGctttaggggggctggagcccccagcCCCCCCTGTGCATCCGCCGCTGAAAACAaacacatactccctccgttccaaactaTAAGACATCTCAAGAATCTTAGAGAGTCAAAACaatttcaagtttgatcaaaattatagagagaaatataaaaatttatgatatcaaatttatgtactatgaaaatataactaataaaaaatcta contains:
- the LOC120707667 gene encoding zinc finger protein BRUTUS-like; this encodes MATPTPMPGGEGTLAAVMPRSPSPTPAEAGTSAAETPVLIFLYFHKAIRGELEALHGAAVRLATERSGDVAALAERCRFFFNIYKHHCDAEDAVIFPALDIRVKNVAGTYSLEHKGENDLFSQLFALLQLDIQNDDGLRRELASCTGAIQTCLSQHMSKEEEQVFPLLTKKFSCEEQADLVWQFLCNIPINMMADFLPWLSTSVSPDEHQDIRNCLCKVVPDEKLLHQVVFTWIEGKTRIEVAECSDGNSAEDVPDQGEKHICSHQDSELGTRNCAESNDGQVYRHPIDDILHWHNAIRKDLHDIAEETRRVQQSGDFSDISAFNERLQFIADVCIYHSIAEDQVIFPAVDSELSFVQEHAEEERRFNNFRCLIQQIQIAGAKSTAVDFYSKLCSHADKILETIETHFCNEETKVLPQARMLFSPEKQRELSYKSLCVMPLKLLERVLPWLVSKLSDEQASSFLQNMCLAASPSETALVTLFSGWACKARDKSNSGEYLCSTSGTVRCLFDDIDDLDKCRSFCPCASRNSSGLPVQLQSENGSRPGKRGKDAESFPGTNGSYCSQTADIEASPCSKKPCCIPGLRVECSNLGIGSLASVKSFRSLSYNFTAPSLYSSLFSWEKDASLSCSDGISRPIDTIFKFHKAIRKDLEYLDVESGKLIDGDESCLRQFIGRFRLLWGLYRAHSNAEDEIVFPALESRETLHNVSHSYTLDHKQEEELFEDISNVLLELSHLYDSRSHAQTEVNDVERNCSDSSNEPDWARKYNELATKLQGMCKSIRVALTNHVHREELELWPLFDKHFSVEEQDKLVGRIIGSTGAEVLQSMLPWVTAALSQEEQNKMLDMWKQATKNTMFGEWLNEWWKGAPTSSDSSAEASSAPDSHLQDNLEQNDQMFKPGWKDIFRMNQSELEAEVRKVSRDPTLDPRRKAYLIQNLMTSRWIAAQQKLPEPNSEECTDGTSIPGCVPSYRDEEKQIYGCEHYKRNCKLVAACCNKLFTCRFCHDKVSDHTMERKATQEMMCMVCLKIQPVGPICQTPSCNGLSMAKYYCNICKFFDDERTVYHCPFCNLCRLGKGLGVDFFHCMKCNCCLGMKLAEHKCREKGLETNCPICCDFLFTSSAAVRALPCGHFMHSACFQAYTCSHYTCPICCKSLGDMAVYFGMLDALLAAEELPEEYRDRCQDILCNDCEKKGRCRFHWLYHKCSSCGSYNTRVIKTDTADCSTPN